In Mycobacteriales bacterium, the genomic stretch GCGGCTGGTCACGCCGTTTCGAGGGGTTCCTGGCGGGGGTTAGGCTGCGGGAGCATCGGGGCTCCCACCCGGGGCCGGGAGGGGTGACGTGACCGACGAGGTCGGCCCCGGCACCGCGCTGTTGGATCTCGCCGGCCGGCGCACCCCGGTCCACGAGCTGCTCGCGGACGCTTGGCGGATCCGCTCGGTGGTGCTGTTGCTGGCTCGCCGGGAGTTCGTGGTGCGCTACCGACGGGCCGCGCTCGGCAGCCTCTGGGCGATCGCCTTGCCTTTGCTTCAGGCCGTAGTGCTGGCGATCCTGTTCTCCAGGATCGTGCGGCTTCATCAGCCGCATTTCTTCGTCTTCGTCTTCGCCGGGATGACCGCCTGGGGGTTCTTCTCGGCGACCCTCCCCATCGGGGCGACCGCCATCGTCGACGGCTCCCAGCTGTCGAGCAAGGTCTATTTCCCCCGTCTGGTGCTCCCCGTGGCACTGGTTGCAGCCAATGTCTACGTCGTCATCGTGAACAGTGTCATCCTGCTGTTCGCCTGCCTGGTGTCCGGGATCGGCCTCGGTCCGCGAACGGCGCTGCTGATCCCGGCGGTCGCCCTGCTGCTCGCCCTCACCTTGACGCTGTCGCTGCTGCTCTCCGCGCTGCACGTGTACTTCCGCGACATCCGCTACCTCGTGCAGGCGGGGATGTTGCTCCTGTTCTACCTGACGCCGATCTTCTATCCGCTCCAGTTGGCCGGGCACCTGACGCTGATCGACCGGATCAATCCGGTGACCGGCGTTGTCGAGCTGATCCGAGCGGCCACGATCGGCGCCGATCCGCACACCACGAGCTCGGTTATCGGCTGCTGCGCGTGGATCGTCGGCACCGGTGCGGTGGCGCTCGCGCTGCACAGCCGCTACGACCGGCTGTTCTCGGATCTGCTGTGACCGAGCCGGCGATCCAGCTCAGCGCTTTGGGCAAACGCTACGTCCAGTACCGGGACACGCCGACCCTGGTTTCAGCCGCGCGCGGGCTCGGCCGGCGGACCCGGCGCGGCACCCTGTGGGCGGTCCGTGGTGTCGACCTGGTCGTTGAGCCGGGGCTGGCCCTCGGGGTGATCGGCCGTAACGGGTCCGGCAAGTCGACCCTGCTCCAGCTTCTTTGCGGGGTCACGGGCCCCACCGAAGGGCGGCTCCGGGTCCGTGGCCGGATCGCGCCGCTGATCGCGGTGGGGGTCGGGTTCCATCCGGAGCTGACCGGGCGGGAGAACGTCTTCATCAACGGCAGCATCCTCGGGCTGACCCGTCCGGAGATCGCGCGGCGCTTCGACGAGATCGTGGCCTTCGCGGAGATCGAGAACTTCATCGATACGCCGGTCAAGTTCTACTCGTCCGGCATGTTCGTCCGGCTCGGCTTCTCGGTGGCGGTGTGCGTCGACCCCGACGTCCTGCTCATCGACGAGGTGCTGGCGGTCGGGGATCTGGGCTTCCAGATGAAGTGTGTGGACCGGATGCGCCAGGCCCGCGACCGCGGCGCGACCGTGGTCCTCGTCAGCCACAACCTGAACGCCGTCCGCAACATGTGCGACCGGGTGGTGGTCCTCGAATCCGGCCGGCAGGTCTTCGACGGCGCCCCCGCGGAGGCCGTGTCCGCATTCCACCGGTTGATCGCCGAGAACCGGGACCCGGAGGGTAGCGAGATGTCCTGGGGCGGCCGGGCGGTCGGCGGCCGGGCGGCCATCGGCAACGTCGAGCTGATCGACGCCGACGGGAAACCGACGACGATCGTGGCCTCCGACGCGGAGGTGACGATCCGGCTGCGGGTCCGGGCGCTCCAACCGATCGAACGACCGTTCCTCGGGTTGTACGTGGGCGCGGAGAACGGCACCCGCGTGTACAGCGACAGCGGGTACGAGCATCCGATGCCCGCCCTGGCGGCCGGCGAGGAGCGCGAGTGCCGGATCCGGTTCCGCCCGACCCTGGTCACCGGGACCTACTCGTTCCAGGTCAGCCTGGCCGACCGGAAGGAGCGCTCCGGGGAAACCGTGCAACTCGCGGTGGGCCCGCAGATCCTCGCCTTCGTCACCGGCCGGTCGCTCGCCAGCGGCGTGGCCGACCTGCGCGCGGAATTCGACGACGTCTCTACCGAGTAGGCCGGCCGGTCAGCGGTGGTCGAGGCGACCCCGCAGATGGCGGAGATGGCGAACCGGGCGTGGTGGCTCGTCGTCAACCGGGAGGCAACGGAATGGCCCCGCGCGCGTAACTGAGCCCCTGAACCGGTACGACGGCGCCACGCCGCACAAGATGAAGCACAGGGTCGCCGGACTCATCGTGGCTGGGGATCGCGGTGATCCGGATTGGAGTAGGCGACGGTCACCCTGAGGGCTCGTCGGTGGCGGCAGACACCGCACGTGCAAAGGTCATGCATTCCCAGTGTTTTCACAGCGATAACGACCGGTAGTCGTGAGCCGCGTCTGCTATATCTCTGTGCGGCGGCTGCGTCTAACAGCTGGCCTGAGCGCCGCCGTGCGTCGGCGCGGACGAGGGAGGTAAACCCCGATGCGGGTGCTCGTGCTCGGCGGCGATGGCTTCTGCGGTTGGCCGACCGCGCTGCACCTGTCCGAGCGTGGCCATGAGGTCAGGATCGTCGACAACTTCGCCCGCCGCGTCGCGGACATCGAACTGGAGGTGTCGAGCCTCACACCGATCACGCCGTTGGGCACCCGGCTGGCGGCGTGGCGGGAGCTGACGGGACGGGAGATCGGCTTCGACCGAATCGACGTGGCAACGGAATACGAACGGCTGGCTGGTCTGCTGACCGCCTGGCGGCCGGACACGGTGGTGCACTTCGCGGAGCAACGCGCCGCGCCCTACTCGATGAAGTCGAGCTGGCACAAGCGCTACACGGTCTCGAACAACGTAAACGCCACGCACAACCTGCTGGCCGCACTCGTTGACGTCGGCCTCGACGCCCACGTGGTGCATCTGGGAACCATGGGTGTGTACGGCTACGGCACGGGCGGTGCCCGTATCCCGGAGGGGTACCTCACCGTCGGGGTCCGCGGTGCGGGCGGCCAGTGGGTGGAGCGGGAGGTACTGCACCCGACGGATCCCGGCAGCGTCTACCACCTGACCAAGACGCAAGATCAGTTGACGTTCGCCTACTACGCCAAGAACGACGGGGTGCGGATCACCGATCTTCACCAGGGCATTGTGTGGGGCACCCAGACCGAGCAGACCCGCCGGGACGCACGACTGATCAACCGCTTCGACTACGACGGGGACTACGGGACGGTCTTGAATCGCTTCTTGATGCATGCCGCGATCGGGTATCCCCTGACCGTTCACGGGACCGGTGGCCAGACCCGGGCCTTCATTCACATCCGGGACACTGCCCGCTGCATCGAGTTGGCCGTCGCGAGCCCGCCGCCTGCCGGATCCCGGGTGCGGATCCTCAATCAGATGACGGAGACGCATCGGCTCATCGACCTCGCCAAATTGGTGTCACGGCTCACCGGTGCCGAAATCGCCTTCGTCGACAACCCACGCCAGGAGGCCGTCGAGAACGACCTGGACGTCGTCAACGACGGCCTGCTCGAGCTCGGCCTGGCCCCGCTACTGCTGGAAGAGGGGCTGCTCGGCGAGGTCACGGAGATAGCAGAGAAGTACGTGCACCGCTGTAATCGCGACGCGATCCCGTGCCGTTCGCTGTGGCGGCGACCCTGACCTGCCCGAGCCCGACCCTCGCGGTCCGCCCGTGAGCTGGCTGTCCGGTGAGCGCATCGTCGTGACCGGGGGGGCGGGATTCATCGGCCGGGCACTGGCCCGAGCGTTTCGTGATGGCGGCGCGGAGGTCACGGTCGCGGACCTACACGCCCACCCGGATCTGCCGAGCGTGCCCGGCGACCTGACCGAGCCCGGCGCGGTGGAACGCGCGGTACGACCCGGCACCACTGGCGTCGTACATACCGCGGCCCGCACCTCGGTCCTCAAGTCTTTGCAGGAACCGGATCTCGTCTACCGGACGAACGTGGCCATGACCGCCGCCTTGCTCGAGCGCTGCCGAGCGCTCGAGGTGCCGCGCCTCATTTTCACCTCGACCAACGCGGTCGTAGGAGCGGTCGACGGTGAGCTGATCGACGAGCGAAGCCCGCTCCGGCCCCGGACTCCGTACGGCGCCAGCAAGGCGGCCGCTGAGATGCTCCTCGCCGGCTATGCGAACGGGTACGGCCTCGCCGCCACGTCGCTGCGTCTGACCAACGTGTACGGGCCGGGAATGACGGCCAAGGACAGCCTGGTCCCGCGACTGATGCGGGCCGCGGCGTCCGGTTCGCCGATCGAGATTTACGGGGACGGAGAGCAGGTCCGCGACTTCGTCCACCTAGACGACGTCGTGGTGGCCGTGCGCCTGGCGTGGGTGCAACGCGTCGTCGGGCCGATCCTCGTCGGGGCGGGCCACTCGGTGTCGGTCAACACCATGGTCGACCTGTGTGAACAGGCAAGCGGCCGGGCGATCACCCGCACCGGCAGCCCGTCCCGGCCCGGCGAGATGCGCCAGGTCGTGGTTGACATCGGTCGGGCCCGCGCGCTCGGGTATCGGCCGTCGGTCGATCTCGCCGAGGGGTTGGCCGGCGTGTGGGCCGACTTTCGGCCTCACGAATCGTGACCCCCGACGAGGAAACAGCCCTCGCCCGCTTCCACGCCGACTATCCCCAGCCAGGACCTTGTGAGTTGGCAGTGGTCATCGCGGCCTTCAACGAGGAGTCGAATATCGGCGCCGTCCTGGCGGACATACCAGCGACGGTCGTCGGCCTGCGGGCGACCGTCATAGTGGTGGATGACGGATCAACCGACCGGACCGCCGACGTGGCCCGCGTCCATCACGCGTTGGTGGGGGAGCTCGGACGCAACCACGGTCAAGGCGTGGCGCTGCGGTTGGGCTACCGGCTCGCCCGCGACCTCGGTGCCAGCTACATCGCTACCCTCGACGCCGACGGTCAATACAGTCCCTCTGACCTGCCGGTCGTACTCGCCCCACTGCTGGCCGGTCAGGCCGACTTCGTCACCGGCTCGCGCCGGCTCGGCAGCTCGATCGCGCCCACCCTGGCCCGGCGAATTGGTACGGTCATCTTCGCCGCGCTGGCCAGCCGGCTAGTCGGCCAGCACCTGACCGACACCTCCAACGGGCTACGTGCCATGCGAGCCGAGGTGACCGCCGCGGTCACCCTGCGCCAGCCCCAGTACCAGGCCGCCGAACTGCTGCTCGAGGTTCTCGCTTCCGGCTACCGCCTCGCCGAGGTCCCCACCGTCATCCATCGCCGGGCGTCGGGCCGCAGCAAGAAGGGCCCCAGCCTGGTGTACGGCTACCGGTACGCGCGGGTCATGGCAGGCACCTGGCGCCGGACGGCCCGTCGCCGCTGAGCTGGCTTGCGGCGCTCGAGCACGCCGGCCGGGTCGGGTGCCGAAGCCAATTCTCGAGTGGCGCAAGGAAGCCCAGCGCCGAAGACCCTGGGGCGGCGCGGATTCACAGTGAATTCACGGGAAGCAGTGGCAACGGCCCACCGGTCACGGCAGGGTCGGTGTCGTAGAGTCGCGCCCGATGCCCCGTCGCCAATCAGCCGTTCGGTCGGCTGCCGGCCCCGGCGCCACACGTGCGAGCGTCAACGAGCCGGACCGCACGGTCACGGTTATGGAGCTCGTCCTGTGCCTAAGCATCGCGGCCGTGGCCGTGTTCGCGTGGATGGCCCTGCTCCTACTGGACAACCACGTGGGCACACTGGTCGACGTCGCCGTCGTTGCGGCGGCGTGCTACGCCGCGCTTCTTGTTCTGCTGTGGCGGCGGTGGCATCGGCCGGCGATCCGCACCGATCCCGCAGGCTTGGCCATCACCGTGGTGGCCGGAGCGGTGGGGGCTTTCTTCTTCTTCCCGGGCTTCCACTACGGGGTCACGGACAAGGACCCCGGCGGATACATCGAGATTGGGGCGGCATTCGCCCGACACGCTTCCTACTCGTTCACCGACGTTCTGGCCCAGCATGTGCCGGGGATCGTCACCCAGTCGCCTGGTGCGCGCTTTCCGGCGGTGTGGCAGGCCGGCCCGCACACGGTCATACCGCAGTTTTACCATCTGTGGCCCGCGCTGCTGGCCATGGCCTACGACGTCGGCGGCCTGCGGCTCGAGGTCGAGGTAACCCCTGCGCTGGGGGTGCTCTCCGTCATGGCGTTTGCCGCTTTGCTCCGGCGGGCCGTGCGCCATCGGGCGGGGCTGGCAGCATCTGCGGTCGGGGGGCTGCTGCTGGCGACGAACATGCTCGAGGTCTGGCAGGCCAAGTACCCAACTGCCGAGATGTTGTCGCAGTTGCTGATCGTCAGCGCCCTGCTGGCAATCGCCCTCGCCCTGGACACCGGCTGGGCGCCGGCGGCCGGGCTGGCCGGACTGCTCGTCGGCGTCGATTGGCTCGCGCGGGCCGACATCGTGCTACTCGCGGCGATCGCGGTCCTTATCGGGGCGCTCCTCGTCGCGCTACGCCGATGGGACAGTCGCTGCTGGTGGTTCGTCGCGGGCCTCGGTGTCACCTTGCCCCACGTGCTATGGCAGGCGTACGCCGGCGCCGACGACTACACCATCAGCAACGGCGTTCCCGCCTTGCACCTCCTCATCGAAGGGACGGTCGGCGCGTTCGCCGCAGCGGTGCTGTTTCGCTGGGCCGCGCGCCCGGCTCTCGACTGGATCGCCGAAGGCCTCAATCGAAAGCACTGGCAACGCCGCGGCGGTGCCGTGGTGTGCGTCACCGCCGTGGCACTCCTTGCCGCGGGCTTCCTACGTCCGTGGTACGACGTCACGCACACCGTGATCAGCGGCACCCGATTGCCCACCTACAACGAGGAGAACCTCCGCAACCTGTCCCGATTCCTCACGCTGCCCGGAATCGCGCTCGCGGTCGCCGGACTCGCGTCACTGGCGCTGAGGCGGTGGCGTGCGACCCTGTGGCTCATCGCCATCCCGGCCCTGCTGGTCGCGCCCGTATATCTCTACGATCTGCACAACGTGTCTCGGCTCATGCCCGGTGGCAGGCGCTACGTTCCCGAGGTGTTACCCGGCTTCCTTATCCTGATCACGCTCGCGCTCGTCGCGGGAATGGGGTGGCGGCTGCGGCGGCGGGCGCCGCTTCGCCTACCGGCGATCGCCGCAGCGGTGGGACTCCTA encodes the following:
- a CDS encoding ABC transporter permease, with amino-acid sequence MTDEVGPGTALLDLAGRRTPVHELLADAWRIRSVVLLLARREFVVRYRRAALGSLWAIALPLLQAVVLAILFSRIVRLHQPHFFVFVFAGMTAWGFFSATLPIGATAIVDGSQLSSKVYFPRLVLPVALVAANVYVVIVNSVILLFACLVSGIGLGPRTALLIPAVALLLALTLTLSLLLSALHVYFRDIRYLVQAGMLLLFYLTPIFYPLQLAGHLTLIDRINPVTGVVELIRAATIGADPHTTSSVIGCCAWIVGTGAVALALHSRYDRLFSDLL
- a CDS encoding ABC transporter ATP-binding protein produces the protein MTEPAIQLSALGKRYVQYRDTPTLVSAARGLGRRTRRGTLWAVRGVDLVVEPGLALGVIGRNGSGKSTLLQLLCGVTGPTEGRLRVRGRIAPLIAVGVGFHPELTGRENVFINGSILGLTRPEIARRFDEIVAFAEIENFIDTPVKFYSSGMFVRLGFSVAVCVDPDVLLIDEVLAVGDLGFQMKCVDRMRQARDRGATVVLVSHNLNAVRNMCDRVVVLESGRQVFDGAPAEAVSAFHRLIAENRDPEGSEMSWGGRAVGGRAAIGNVELIDADGKPTTIVASDAEVTIRLRVRALQPIERPFLGLYVGAENGTRVYSDSGYEHPMPALAAGEERECRIRFRPTLVTGTYSFQVSLADRKERSGETVQLAVGPQILAFVTGRSLASGVADLRAEFDDVSTE
- a CDS encoding NAD-dependent epimerase/dehydratase family protein, which translates into the protein MRVLVLGGDGFCGWPTALHLSERGHEVRIVDNFARRVADIELEVSSLTPITPLGTRLAAWRELTGREIGFDRIDVATEYERLAGLLTAWRPDTVVHFAEQRAAPYSMKSSWHKRYTVSNNVNATHNLLAALVDVGLDAHVVHLGTMGVYGYGTGGARIPEGYLTVGVRGAGGQWVEREVLHPTDPGSVYHLTKTQDQLTFAYYAKNDGVRITDLHQGIVWGTQTEQTRRDARLINRFDYDGDYGTVLNRFLMHAAIGYPLTVHGTGGQTRAFIHIRDTARCIELAVASPPPAGSRVRILNQMTETHRLIDLAKLVSRLTGAEIAFVDNPRQEAVENDLDVVNDGLLELGLAPLLLEEGLLGEVTEIAEKYVHRCNRDAIPCRSLWRRP
- a CDS encoding NAD-dependent epimerase/dehydratase family protein; this translates as MSWLSGERIVVTGGAGFIGRALARAFRDGGAEVTVADLHAHPDLPSVPGDLTEPGAVERAVRPGTTGVVHTAARTSVLKSLQEPDLVYRTNVAMTAALLERCRALEVPRLIFTSTNAVVGAVDGELIDERSPLRPRTPYGASKAAAEMLLAGYANGYGLAATSLRLTNVYGPGMTAKDSLVPRLMRAAASGSPIEIYGDGEQVRDFVHLDDVVVAVRLAWVQRVVGPILVGAGHSVSVNTMVDLCEQASGRAITRTGSPSRPGEMRQVVVDIGRARALGYRPSVDLAEGLAGVWADFRPHES
- a CDS encoding glycosyltransferase family 2 protein, which translates into the protein MTPDEETALARFHADYPQPGPCELAVVIAAFNEESNIGAVLADIPATVVGLRATVIVVDDGSTDRTADVARVHHALVGELGRNHGQGVALRLGYRLARDLGASYIATLDADGQYSPSDLPVVLAPLLAGQADFVTGSRRLGSSIAPTLARRIGTVIFAALASRLVGQHLTDTSNGLRAMRAEVTAAVTLRQPQYQAAELLLEVLASGYRLAEVPTVIHRRASGRSKKGPSLVYGYRYARVMAGTWRRTARRR